From one Bos indicus isolate NIAB-ARS_2022 breed Sahiwal x Tharparkar chromosome 16, NIAB-ARS_B.indTharparkar_mat_pri_1.0, whole genome shotgun sequence genomic stretch:
- the NMNAT2 gene encoding nicotinamide/nicotinic acid mononucleotide adenylyltransferase 2 isoform X4 produces the protein MTETTKTHVILLACGSFNPITKGHIQMFERARDYLHKTGRFIVIGGIVSPVHDSYGKQGLVSSRHRLIMCQLAVQNSDWIRVDPWECYQDTWQTTCSVLEHHRDLMKRVTGCILSNVNTPSMTPVIGQPRNETSQPIYQNNNAPSKPTAAKILGKVGESLSRICCVRPPVERFTFVDENANLGTVMRYEEIELRILLLCGSDLLESFCIPGLWNEADMEVIVGDFGIVVVPRDAADTDRIMNHSSILRKYKNNIMVVKDDINHPMSVVSSTKSRLALQHGDGHVVDYLSQPVIDYILKSQLYINASG, from the exons AAAGAGCCAGGGATTATCTGCACAAAACTGGAAGGTTTATTGTCATTGGCGGGATCGTGTCTCCTGTCCACGACTCCTATGGAAAACAG GGTCTTGTGTCAAGCCGGCACCGTCTCATCATGTGTCAGCTGGCCGTCCAGAATTCTGACTGGATCAG GGTGGACCCATGGGAGTGCTACCAGGACACCTGGCAGACGACCTGCAGCGTCCTCGAACACCATCGGGACCTCATGAAG CGGGTGACTGGCTGCATCCTCTCCAACGTCAACACACCCTCCATGACACCTGTGATCGGACAGCCCCGAAATGAGACCTCCCAACCCATCTACCAGAACAACAACGCTCCCAGCAAGCCCACTGCAG CCAAGATCCTGGGAAAGGTGGGAGAAAGCCTGAGCCGGATCTGCTGTGTCCGCCCGCCAGTGGAGCGTTTCACCTTTGTGG ATGAGAATGCCAACCTGGGCACGGTGATGCGGTACGAGGAGATCG AGCTACGGATCTTGCTGCTGTGTGGCAGTGACCTTCTGGAGTCCTTCTGCATCCCAGGACTGTGGAACGAGGCAGAT ATGGAGGTGATCGTTGGGGACTTTGGGATCGTGGTGGTCCCCCGGGACGCAGCCGACACAGACCGAATCATGAACCACTCTTCAATACTCCGCAAATACAAA AATAACATCATGGTGGTGAAGGATGACATCAACCATCCCATGTCTGTGGTCAGCTCAACCAAGAGCAG GCTGGCTCTGCAGCACGGGGATGGCCACGTCGTGGATTACCTGTCCCAGCCGGTCATCGACTACATTCTCAAGAGCCAGCTGTACATCAACGCCTCGGGCTAG